The following proteins are co-located in the Moraxella nasovis genome:
- the leuB gene encoding 3-isopropylmalate dehydrogenase: MTKHIAILEGDGIGPEIIQQAVKVLDKLKSQGLDVSYEYGLLGGSAYDKYGKPYPDETRTLCQKADAVLLGAVGSPQYDSLPRDVRPERGLLAIRRDLNLFANLRPAILYKELANASTLKPDVVAGLDILIVRELTGDIYFGEPRGIRVLENGEREGFNTMKYSESEIYRIAHVSFRSAQKRHKKLCSVDKANVLETTELWRQIFNDVAKEYPDVELSHMYVDNAAMQLVKNPKQFDVIATGNIFGDILSDLASMLTGSIGMLPSASLNETGKGLYEPSHGSAPDIAGLDKANPLATILSLAMLVRYSLGDESRAVQIETAVQNVLKQGYRTADIFEDGCTLVGCEQMGDLVANCL; encoded by the coding sequence ATGACCAAACACATCGCCATCTTAGAAGGAGATGGTATTGGACCTGAAATTATCCAGCAGGCGGTCAAAGTCTTGGATAAATTAAAATCGCAAGGGCTTGACGTGTCCTATGAATACGGACTTTTGGGCGGGTCGGCATATGACAAGTACGGCAAGCCTTACCCAGATGAGACCCGCACGCTTTGCCAAAAGGCGGATGCCGTACTGCTTGGGGCGGTGGGGTCGCCACAGTATGACAGCTTGCCACGAGATGTCCGCCCTGAACGTGGACTACTTGCCATTCGCCGTGATTTAAATTTATTTGCCAATCTGCGTCCTGCGATTTTATATAAGGAGCTGGCGAACGCTTCTACTTTAAAGCCTGATGTGGTGGCAGGGCTTGATATTTTGATAGTCAGAGAGCTGACAGGCGACATTTATTTTGGCGAGCCACGGGGTATTCGTGTGCTTGAAAACGGCGAGCGTGAAGGCTTTAATACGATGAAATATTCAGAGAGCGAGATTTATCGTATCGCCCATGTGTCGTTTAGGTCGGCTCAAAAACGACACAAAAAACTGTGTAGCGTAGACAAAGCCAATGTGTTAGAAACCACCGAGCTTTGGAGACAGATTTTTAATGACGTTGCCAAAGAGTATCCAGATGTTGAGCTTAGTCATATGTATGTGGACAATGCGGCAATGCAACTTGTCAAAAACCCCAAACAGTTTGATGTGATTGCCACAGGTAATATTTTTGGTGATATTTTGTCAGATTTGGCAAGTATGCTCACAGGCTCCATCGGTATGCTCCCATCAGCCAGCCTAAATGAGACTGGCAAAGGGCTGTATGAGCCAAGCCATGGCTCAGCCCCTGATATTGCAGGTCTTGATAAAGCCAATCCACTTGCCACGATTTTGTCACTCGCCATGCTTGTGCGGTATAGTTTGGGTGATGAAAGCCGTGCTGTACAAATTGAGACAGCGGTACAAAACGTGCTAAAACAAGGCTATCGTACAGCGGATATTTTTGAAGATGGTTGTACGCTTGTTGGCTGTGAACAAATGGGGGATTTGGTAGCTAATTGCCTGTAA